A single Natrinema pellirubrum DSM 15624 DNA region contains:
- a CDS encoding phosphoenolpyruvate carboxykinase (ATP): protein MSETGTESRPLVRQLPDPTTASNVRYNPSLEELRELADHEETTTEFGSPSYVSEFRSRSADRTKNAVDDEFDERDHELIDDAVDRTDETEFVCVDRLMGRHPEASFCCRLFVPVEHARIAYAWANLFEPADGRDPDLYTVQLPDYDETAIRVLPDTGFTAVLGSDYTGEAKKSFLRLFMYRIKQQGGLGLHAGSKRVRVRDADGDLRTVGQVFMGLSATGKSTLTSHGCWLEDPEDAAMLQDDVCGLLSDGSVAGSEGQGLFIKTIGLGEDEQPELYAAATDESAILENVAVDDDGTVDFDEDRHTSNSRAIIQRDQLESADEEIDLGSMDQAFFITRNPLMPPVAKLDEEQAAVAFMLGESIETSAGDPSRAGESIRVVGTNPFIVGPAGEEGNIFHELIDILDVDCYVINTGYLGDKSKDIGVTESVTILTEAARGTIEWTDDERMGLTVPESIPELDIEDYYVPDHVDDYEDALAELRAERREYLEQFDELRDEIKDAVY from the coding sequence ATGTCTGAAACCGGGACGGAGTCCCGTCCGCTGGTCCGACAGCTTCCGGATCCAACCACAGCGTCGAACGTCCGGTATAACCCGTCGCTCGAGGAACTACGGGAACTCGCCGACCACGAGGAGACGACCACCGAGTTCGGGTCGCCATCCTACGTCAGTGAGTTCCGTTCGCGGAGCGCCGATCGGACGAAAAACGCCGTCGACGACGAGTTCGACGAGCGCGATCACGAACTGATCGACGACGCCGTCGATCGTACCGACGAGACCGAGTTCGTCTGCGTCGACCGACTGATGGGCCGCCACCCCGAGGCGTCGTTTTGCTGTCGGCTCTTCGTCCCCGTCGAACACGCTCGCATCGCCTACGCGTGGGCGAACCTGTTCGAGCCCGCCGACGGCCGGGACCCGGACCTCTATACGGTCCAGCTCCCCGACTACGACGAGACCGCCATCCGCGTGCTTCCCGATACCGGCTTCACCGCGGTGTTGGGCAGCGACTACACCGGCGAAGCCAAGAAGTCGTTCCTCCGGCTGTTCATGTACCGGATCAAGCAGCAGGGTGGCCTCGGACTCCACGCGGGGAGCAAACGCGTCCGCGTCCGCGATGCCGACGGCGACCTCCGGACCGTCGGGCAGGTCTTCATGGGGCTGTCCGCGACCGGTAAGTCGACGCTTACCTCCCACGGCTGTTGGCTCGAGGACCCCGAGGACGCCGCGATGCTGCAGGACGACGTCTGTGGACTGCTCTCAGACGGCTCCGTCGCCGGCAGCGAAGGTCAGGGGCTGTTCATCAAGACGATCGGCCTCGGCGAGGACGAACAGCCCGAACTCTACGCGGCCGCGACCGACGAGTCGGCGATCTTGGAGAACGTCGCGGTCGACGACGACGGTACCGTCGACTTCGACGAGGATCGCCATACCTCGAACTCCCGCGCGATCATCCAGCGCGACCAACTCGAGAGCGCCGACGAGGAGATCGACCTCGGGAGCATGGATCAGGCCTTCTTCATCACCCGGAACCCCCTGATGCCGCCGGTCGCCAAACTCGACGAGGAACAGGCCGCGGTCGCGTTCATGCTCGGCGAGTCGATCGAGACCAGCGCGGGCGACCCCTCCCGCGCCGGCGAGTCGATCCGCGTCGTCGGGACCAACCCCTTTATCGTTGGGCCGGCGGGCGAGGAGGGCAACATCTTCCACGAACTGATCGACATCCTCGACGTCGACTGCTACGTCATCAACACGGGGTATCTCGGCGACAAATCCAAGGACATCGGCGTCACCGAGTCAGTGACGATCCTCACCGAGGCCGCTCGCGGCACCATCGAGTGGACGGACGACGAGCGGATGGGCCTGACCGTCCCCGAGTCGATCCCGGAACTCGACATCGAGGACTACTACGTCCCCGACCACGTCGACGATTACGAGGACGCACTCGCCGAGTTGCGCGCCGAGCGCCGCGAGTACCTAGAGCAGTTCGACGAACTCCGCGACGAGATCAAAGACGCCGTCTACTGA
- a CDS encoding disk-shape morphogenesis protein volactin: MAYGLDIGPGTVRAATDADGGEGIDAVPPVVVPVDDAALEAAGISEERTIRAEGTTYAVGDDARAVADEVDDTPRSVFDGGVLAAETTAYATPALDTVVGDLLEGESDGQLCYTTPGPLIDATASADVHRETVETVLADRGLEMTPISTGFAVIYDQLAGDNYTGLGINIGARTTNATLAYYGVPAMTCSLSKGREWLVERAAAETGHAPAQVAGVLAEFTLDPDAAAGEIESALAEAFDGLIAALTEAIREEADESDVQEGLSVPIAIAGTGAVEGVEYLFGGRFDAAALPFSVRGVRLAAAPAESAARGALAAAKDDVDADETITWEDPTAGGDEGEVVTDPSAAADESGGGEASTTGDPTELAFDEPSHTDPSDDAIDQLFDRLADRDAEIESVRADVEGLIEDLEYVEERTAPAEAVDELDERLESFADELTDLADESETHADESTVAAVSDDVERLDDDLAALSDALAALEGEIEGVDDELAELDATAADERAALEERLDDLGSDLDTVTERTETAENGLDDLRDDLESLEETAATETDLAALEETTSELAADLAALETATDRAETRLEGVSGRLEELRTRIDGVSGRLEEQSERTDARVDEVEATIDEEIAAVEADLDTVRGRLDERTETLDADLEALSDTLATLEEAAATDERVDGLAYDLTALESAFEEIDGTVSAVSDSLADLEDRAADTETVEGIADDLSALDEDLAALTADLESLDDALTERVETAASELEGRIDRVESTLEGRLETTTDEIAADLSALEATVDRLDDEAVTDEALAAVRESVTETADGIETVADDVESIDADLAAVEGRLDGLEDELADVADVRTTLEDEIDDVRASFDDRVDDVETSLADDVAALQADLESETESLTETVAALEAESDDADQRLADHDDRLADVSATLEAVESELEAIGGDLDGLSDRVDDAASERDLSALEDDVSATADRLDSLQAASDDLAESIDSMPTASAVASVEDEVATLENDVRALEDETATLGTDVQSVENETDAMNERFETVSTGLSDLEDRVEAIDARLDAVDERADRTDDLEALRTDLEAVREETTDGTALSPAVAAGGGGAGVVAGGVAALTGGTAVGAGAIILGLLLVGVAVALDR; the protein is encoded by the coding sequence ATGGCATACGGTCTCGACATCGGCCCGGGGACGGTACGGGCCGCTACCGACGCGGACGGAGGGGAGGGGATCGACGCGGTCCCGCCGGTCGTCGTTCCGGTCGACGACGCCGCCCTCGAGGCGGCAGGGATCTCCGAGGAACGGACGATCCGGGCGGAGGGAACGACATACGCGGTCGGCGACGACGCGCGGGCAGTCGCCGACGAAGTCGACGACACACCCCGGTCAGTGTTCGACGGCGGCGTCCTCGCGGCGGAGACGACGGCGTACGCGACGCCCGCGCTGGATACCGTCGTCGGCGACCTCCTCGAGGGGGAGTCCGACGGGCAACTCTGTTATACGACACCCGGGCCGCTGATCGACGCGACGGCCTCGGCCGATGTGCATCGCGAGACGGTCGAGACCGTGCTGGCCGATCGTGGCCTCGAGATGACGCCGATCAGCACGGGGTTTGCGGTGATCTACGATCAACTGGCCGGCGACAACTACACCGGGCTCGGGATCAACATCGGCGCCCGGACCACGAACGCGACGCTCGCGTACTACGGCGTCCCGGCGATGACCTGTTCGCTCTCGAAGGGCCGGGAGTGGCTCGTCGAGCGGGCAGCCGCCGAAACGGGCCACGCACCGGCACAGGTCGCCGGCGTCCTCGCGGAGTTCACGCTCGATCCGGATGCGGCGGCCGGCGAGATCGAGAGCGCGCTCGCCGAGGCGTTCGACGGGCTGATCGCCGCATTGACCGAGGCGATCCGCGAGGAGGCCGACGAGAGCGACGTCCAGGAGGGGCTGTCCGTCCCGATCGCCATCGCGGGGACGGGTGCGGTCGAGGGCGTCGAGTACCTGTTCGGCGGGCGGTTCGACGCCGCCGCGCTCCCGTTTTCGGTTCGCGGCGTCCGGCTCGCCGCCGCACCCGCGGAAAGTGCCGCTAGAGGTGCCCTCGCGGCGGCGAAAGACGACGTCGACGCCGACGAGACGATCACGTGGGAGGACCCGACGGCCGGCGGCGACGAGGGAGAGGTCGTCACCGACCCGAGCGCCGCTGCCGACGAATCGGGAGGCGGGGAGGCGTCGACGACCGGCGATCCGACCGAACTCGCGTTCGACGAGCCGTCACACACCGATCCCAGCGACGACGCCATCGATCAGTTGTTCGACCGACTCGCCGATCGCGACGCGGAGATCGAGTCGGTCCGGGCGGACGTCGAGGGGCTAATCGAGGACCTCGAGTACGTCGAGGAACGGACTGCGCCCGCCGAGGCGGTCGACGAACTCGACGAGCGCCTCGAGTCGTTCGCCGACGAACTGACCGACCTCGCGGACGAGAGCGAAACGCACGCCGACGAGTCGACCGTCGCGGCCGTCTCGGACGACGTCGAACGGCTCGACGACGATCTCGCGGCGCTGTCGGACGCGCTCGCGGCCCTCGAGGGAGAGATCGAGGGCGTCGACGACGAACTGGCGGAACTGGACGCGACCGCAGCCGACGAACGGGCCGCCCTCGAGGAGCGGCTGGACGACCTCGGAAGCGATCTCGACACGGTAACCGAACGGACCGAAACGGCCGAGAACGGCCTCGACGACCTTCGGGACGACCTCGAATCCCTCGAGGAAACCGCGGCGACTGAGACGGATCTCGCGGCCCTCGAGGAGACGACCTCGGAGTTGGCGGCGGATCTCGCGGCCCTCGAAACGGCGACCGACCGCGCCGAAACCAGACTCGAGGGGGTCTCGGGACGGCTCGAGGAGCTGCGTACCCGGATCGACGGCGTGTCGGGCCGACTCGAGGAACAGTCCGAGCGGACCGACGCGCGGGTCGACGAGGTCGAGGCCACGATCGACGAGGAGATCGCAGCCGTCGAGGCCGATCTCGACACCGTTCGCGGGCGGCTTGACGAGCGGACCGAGACGCTCGACGCCGATCTCGAGGCGCTCTCGGACACGCTCGCGACCCTCGAGGAAGCGGCCGCGACCGACGAGCGAGTCGACGGGCTCGCGTACGATCTGACGGCCCTCGAGTCGGCGTTCGAGGAGATCGACGGAACGGTATCGGCCGTCTCGGACTCGCTGGCCGATCTCGAGGACCGGGCCGCTGACACTGAGACGGTCGAGGGAATCGCCGACGATCTGTCGGCCCTCGACGAGGACCTCGCGGCGCTGACGGCCGACCTCGAGTCGCTCGACGATGCCCTCACGGAGCGGGTGGAGACGGCGGCGTCGGAGCTAGAGGGGCGGATCGATCGGGTGGAGTCGACCCTCGAGGGTCGACTCGAAACCACGACCGACGAGATCGCTGCGGATCTCTCGGCACTCGAGGCAACGGTCGACCGGCTCGACGACGAGGCAGTCACGGACGAGGCGCTCGCGGCGGTACGGGAGTCGGTGACCGAAACCGCAGATGGGATCGAGACGGTGGCCGACGACGTGGAGTCGATCGACGCCGACCTCGCAGCCGTCGAGGGTCGGTTAGACGGCCTCGAGGACGAACTGGCGGACGTAGCCGACGTTCGGACGACGCTCGAGGACGAGATCGACGACGTACGGGCGTCGTTCGACGACCGCGTCGACGATGTCGAGACCTCGCTCGCGGACGATGTCGCCGCCCTCCAGGCCGACCTCGAGTCCGAAACTGAATCGTTGACCGAGACGGTGGCGGCGCTCGAGGCCGAGTCCGACGACGCCGACCAGCGGCTGGCCGACCACGACGACCGACTCGCGGACGTTTCGGCGACGCTCGAGGCGGTCGAATCCGAACTCGAGGCGATCGGTGGCGACCTCGACGGGCTCTCGGATCGGGTCGACGATGCTGCCAGCGAGCGTGATCTGTCGGCCCTCGAGGACGACGTTTCCGCGACCGCCGACCGACTCGACTCGTTGCAAGCGGCATCCGACGACCTCGCCGAGTCCATCGATTCGATGCCGACGGCGTCGGCGGTCGCGTCGGTCGAGGACGAGGTAGCAACGCTCGAAAACGATGTCCGTGCGCTCGAAGACGAGACCGCGACGCTCGGAACCGACGTACAGTCGGTCGAAAACGAGACCGACGCGATGAACGAACGGTTCGAGACGGTTTCGACGGGGCTCTCGGATCTCGAGGATCGGGTCGAAGCCATCGACGCGCGACTCGACGCCGTCGACGAGCGGGCGGACCGCACCGACGATCTCGAGGCGCTCCGGACGGACCTCGAGGCCGTTCGCGAGGAGACGACCGACGGTACGGCCCTTTCGCCCGCGGTGGCTGCGGGCGGTGGCGGCGCGGGCGTCGTCGCGGGCGGCGTTGCCGCCCTCACCGGTGGGACTGCCGTCGGGGCCGGCGCCATCATCCTCGGCCTCCTGCTGGTCGGCGTCGCAGTGGCACTTGACCGTTGA
- a CDS encoding rubrerythrin-like domain-containing protein, giving the protein MAFEEQREYECVDCGRRETVGDALVSTCPYCGGEMRNVELIQ; this is encoded by the coding sequence ATGGCATTCGAGGAGCAACGCGAGTACGAGTGCGTCGACTGCGGGCGGCGGGAAACGGTCGGCGACGCGCTCGTCAGCACCTGTCCGTACTGCGGGGGCGAGATGCGCAACGTCGAGTTGATTCAGTAG
- a CDS encoding DUF7501 family protein, translating into MAVNTTTDWSDPVTCPFCGDELASPGAGFVDHIDEKTDCEEGFEQWRQNIAGDLAGEWAG; encoded by the coding sequence ATGGCTGTGAACACGACGACGGACTGGTCCGACCCTGTCACGTGCCCGTTCTGCGGAGACGAACTCGCGTCGCCCGGTGCCGGCTTCGTCGACCATATCGACGAGAAGACCGACTGCGAGGAGGGGTTCGAACAGTGGCGACAGAACATCGCCGGCGACCTCGCCGGCGAATGGGCCGGATAG
- a CDS encoding rubrerythrin-like domain-containing protein, with protein MYPAPHADDRSYYECRNCGHRKVTDSLGRCPKCNGRTRNIAVARE; from the coding sequence ATGTACCCAGCGCCACACGCCGACGACAGATCGTACTACGAATGCCGGAACTGCGGCCACCGCAAGGTCACGGACTCGCTCGGTCGTTGTCCGAAGTGCAACGGCCGTACACGGAACATCGCCGTGGCTCGCGAGTAA
- a CDS encoding SHOCT domain-containing protein, with translation MASGTAGGRDYSLVELFAMKFVLADVLIIALLLLAGPIYAILATAVIVLGGLLLWYLAEGGGDEQAATESSASAAESDAAAAETDPVTTLQERYAAGELSDAEFEAKLDRLLEADERAADADVETANLSLERER, from the coding sequence ATGGCCAGCGGAACCGCCGGCGGCCGGGACTACTCCCTGGTCGAACTGTTCGCCATGAAGTTCGTCCTGGCCGACGTCCTCATCATCGCTTTACTGCTGTTGGCTGGACCGATCTACGCCATTCTGGCTACTGCCGTGATCGTCCTCGGGGGACTGCTCCTGTGGTATCTCGCCGAGGGCGGGGGCGACGAGCAAGCCGCCACCGAATCGTCCGCTTCGGCCGCCGAGTCCGATGCGGCCGCCGCTGAAACAGACCCCGTGACGACCTTACAGGAACGATACGCCGCCGGCGAACTCTCCGACGCCGAGTTCGAGGCGAAACTGGACCGACTGCTCGAGGCCGACGAACGGGCTGCCGATGCCGACGTCGAGACGGCGAACCTTTCACTCGAGCGCGAGCGGTGA
- a CDS encoding HAD-IIA family hydrolase: MTDYEAAILDVDGTIVRGEELLPGATDGLRALEAAGCSRLLFSNNPTRGSAHYRETLAPHGIDVDPETVLTSATVSAEYLAATHPDQRVYLVGSDRLESILEDAAVELTTEPDEAEVVLGSFDDTFSYGTLWSALQALEGDVPFYGTDPDATVPIDDGEIPGSGAMIAAMEAVAGREPDAILGKPSSVAATAAMDRLAADPRNTLVVGDRLDTDIALGNRAGMETALVLTGVTDRADLADVGADAEPDHVLESLAAVDTLL; this comes from the coding sequence ATGACCGACTACGAGGCGGCGATCCTCGACGTCGACGGGACGATCGTCCGAGGCGAGGAGTTGCTCCCCGGCGCGACCGACGGCTTACGCGCGCTCGAGGCCGCGGGCTGTTCGCGACTGCTCTTCTCGAACAACCCGACGCGGGGAAGCGCTCACTACCGCGAAACGCTTGCGCCCCACGGGATCGATGTCGATCCCGAGACCGTCCTCACCTCCGCGACGGTGTCTGCCGAGTACCTCGCCGCGACTCATCCCGACCAGCGCGTCTATCTCGTCGGCAGTGACCGGCTCGAGTCGATTCTCGAGGACGCGGCCGTCGAGTTGACGACCGAGCCCGACGAGGCCGAGGTCGTGTTGGGTTCGTTCGACGATACCTTCTCGTATGGCACGCTCTGGTCTGCCCTGCAGGCGCTCGAGGGAGACGTGCCGTTCTACGGCACCGATCCTGACGCGACGGTTCCGATCGACGACGGCGAGATCCCAGGCTCGGGCGCGATGATCGCCGCGATGGAGGCCGTCGCCGGCCGGGAGCCCGACGCGATCCTCGGGAAGCCCTCGTCGGTCGCGGCCACGGCCGCGATGGACCGGCTCGCGGCCGACCCCCGGAACACGCTGGTCGTCGGCGACCGGCTCGATACCGACATCGCGCTGGGGAATCGAGCGGGGATGGAGACCGCGCTCGTCCTCACTGGCGTCACCGATCGGGCGGACCTCGCCGATGTCGGGGCCGACGCCGAACCCGACCACGTCCTCGAGTCGCTGGCCGCCGTCGACACGCTTCTCTGA